The following DNA comes from Paenibacillus crassostreae.
TTCGCCATTTCCGTTTGTCCCGAATGACCGAACTTATCGATCTGGAAGAACGATTTGAACTACCGGCGCATTTTAACTTAAGGGAGTATACCCCTCCGGATGATCGCCACTTGCGAGTTCGCCTTCGATTTAACCATGACATCGCAGATAAGGTGAAGGAATCGAACTATCATTACATGGAGGATATGGAAGAGCATCAAGATGGATTGCATGTGGTCTTACGCGTTCGTCAACTGGATGAATTGCTGCAATGGGTGCTTGGCTGGGGAGCGGGTGTGATAGTATTGGAACCTGAATCATTCCGAAATTGGATTCGTGAGGAAGCCCAAAGAATGTTAAAACGCTACTGACATAACGTTGTCAGTAGCGTTGTTTTATAATAGGGTTTGTAAACGTAAAGGAGTGGTGAGATAAATGCGAAGTACGACTTGCATCGGTTGGGGGACTCAGCCAATCTATTTTTTACAGCTACTTTGCCCCTTAAGGAAGCTTCGCTGGTTCTGGCCAACGATAATACGGTATTGTATCATTTATTATAGGAAGGATGATATCTTGTGAATTTCGCTTCTGTGCGCATCATTACTGACGACGTGGATCGTCTCGTCGAGTTCTATGAGAAAGTCATGGGTGTTTCGGCGGAGCGCCCCGCGCCCGTTTTTGCCGAACTCGTTGTGTCATCATGCACCCTGGCAATCGGCCACTCCCAGACGGCGCAACTATTCGGCGCTGGTTCCGTAGTGGCGGCCAACAATCACACTGTCATCATCGAGTTCCGCGTCGACGATGTCGAAGCCGAATACGCGCGCT
Coding sequences within:
- a CDS encoding VOC family protein, producing the protein MNFASVRIITDDVDRLVEFYEKVMGVSAERPAPVFAELVVSSCTLAIGHSQTAQLFGAGSVVAANNHTVIIEFRVDDVEAEYARLKLFVDDWVKEPTTMPWGNRSVLFRDPDGNLVNLFEPVTEEAIKRFSGRR